The genomic DNA TTTTTAATTTTTCACGATCGTCAAAAAAAGACAATATGTGCCAAATATTTTCTTGCTCTTCCTGAGTAAAGTTGAACCATTGCTTGCCAAAAAACTTCTTATTTGATAAGTTACTAATGGTGTGTGTACCATAAATAATAGCGTCATCTTTATAATTGAACTGGTATTCTTTTTCTGTTTTTCCTATGGCTTTTCGTATTTTTTTAAATGCTACTTTTTCTGCTGATAGTAATAGTGTTATTATTTGATGGCGCTCTTTTTGGCTAATGGGATGGTGGTTTCCGTTAAAATCGCATGCCAATGTATTTATCCATTGGTATATTCTAAAATACTCAAAGGGAATGGAACTTATGCTGGCTTTTGTTTTTTTAGGTTCCAAGGTACAGTTGCCTACTAGATGTTTTTGAGAGCGTAATGGCCTTTGATGAAACAGGATACCATCTTTTTTATAGCCGTCTTTTTTTCGTCCTCCCAAATGGGTTTTTAGAGAGTTGGTTAATACTGCATGAAATTGTTTTTGAAATTCCCAAATCATTTCAAATTCGTCTATATACATTTGCCTAGTAGTATATCTATTTCTTATACGTGCTACTTTTTTTACATATGGGGCGTGCTCTTTAGGTTGTATTGTATGCAAGTAACTTCCTAAAGTGATGCTTTGGGCTATGCTTTGTTGAGTACTAGCGATCCCTACTTTCTCTTGTTTTAAATCGCCTTTAAAAATAGCACTAGTTTCTTTGGTTGCTGCTCCTGCGCTTCTGCTATTGCTCAAAAAACCTCTGCGCTGTATCATATGATAAAATATGCGTCCTATTTCATGCAAAGAAATAGGTGCTTTAATAGCTTTGGCTCTTAATTCATACGGATTAAGTTGAAACCATTTTTTTAAAACTTCGGTGTCAAAAACAGTGGTTTGATTCCAATTTTCTAAGGCCTCTGGGGCTATGGGGCATAGTTGGTGTTTGGCCAATTCTTTTAATAGGTACCGCTTGCGTAACCTGCGTCTAAACAATTGTCTTCTGACTCCTCTTGCTACTGTTCTGCTAGCATTTTTTGACATTTCTTTTCCTTCTCCGCCTCCTAAATCTACTACCCCTTCTGAAAATACCCTACTTCCTACTCCTATTATTTTTGAGGTTGTGTTGTTTATTAAAGCCCAACCAATGGAGTTGGTACCTAAGTCTAATCCAAGTATTGTTGACATTGTTTTAATAGCTTTTAATTTCTTATAAAAATAAAAATTGTTTGGGGGCTTAACAAGCTTTTTTTATTATATTTGAACTGTGAAAAAAATTACTCTAATCTTTAATTCTTATCACAATAAGGCTATATGCCGTAGAAGAAATTCTTGAGTCCTGCTTCGTGTAGGACTTTTTTTATAGCATCTATTTTGGTTATTGTCTGTTTTTTATTGAAGTTTTTAGTAGCCTCTCGTTGTTATAGCTATCCTTCCTATTTTAAGAAGGATCTTTTGCTTTTGGATTCCTTTTTTTGTACAATTTTTTGCCCCTCTCTAAAAAGTTTGTACAAGATTTCAACGTCATTTTTTGTACAGTGTTTTTTTCCCTCGTAAAAACGCTGTACAAGATTCCAACTTCGTTTTTTGTACAGTGTTTTTTTCTCTTGGACTACCTAATAAATTTGGGACTAATTTGATCAAGCCGCTTTGTTAAAATTCATTCTTATTTTGACTTCCATTTCTAAAGGGGAAATATACCCTAGGCTAGAGTGAAGTCTTTCGTTATTATACCAATTTATGTAATCTTCAATACTGCTGAATAATTGTTTATAAGAACTATATTTAAAACGGTATAACCATTCGTGTTTAATTGTCTTAAAAAAGGATTCAGCTACTGCATTATCCCAACAGTTTCCCTTTCTACTCATACTCTGTGTTATTTTTCTATTAAAAGAAAATAAGTTAGTTATTTTATTAGAAGCATACTGCACTCCTCTGTCTGAATGAAAGATAAACTTATTTGTAATAGCTCTATTATTACTTGCTAAATTCCACGCCTTCATTATTGTATTTTCAGTGGTCATATCTTTACTTAAAGACCATCCAACTACCCTTTTATCTGCTAAATCTATTATTGTTGTCAAATAATTCCAATGATCATTTACACGTATATAAGTAATATCAGAAACCCATTTTTCTCCTAATTTTAAACTTGTAAAATTTCTATCTAATTCGTTTTTAGCAATCGATAAATTATGATTGGAATTAGTAGTTGCTACATATTTCCTTTTTAGAATACTTTTTAGTCCTAGTTCTTTCATTAGTAGCCCAATGTAAGAACGTGCATAAACTAAACCTTCTCTTTCCAACATTTTTTGAATACGATAGCTTCCGTAAATTTCTCTACTTTGTTCGAAATGAAATTTAATTCTCTTTTTGAGTAAAACCTTAGAGGGTAGTATTTTTATTACATCCTTGTGTTTTAACCAATAGTAATAAGCATTTTTGCTAACTTTCATACATTTACACATCTTCTCAACAGGATATACACTTACATTTTTTAAAATGAATTTATATCTCATTTGTCGCTCTTGGAGAAGATGCTCACTGCCTTTTTTAATATATCGCGTTCTAACTTAACCTCTCTAAGTTCTTTCTTTAGTGCTTTTAATTCTTGCGCTTCTACCGATAACTCACGTTTCTTAGAGAAATCTCCAGATTTAGCTTCATACTCACGTTTCCAACGTCTTATGACTCCGTCATTAACACCGTATTCTTCACTAAGAGATTTTGCTTTTCTTCCTGATTTTAAAAGCTCTACTAGCATTACTTTAAAATCATTATCATACTTTTTTGCCATAATTCAAATATACTATTTATGGACTCAATTAATTCGTCTCAACAAATGTAGACACTCCACTCTCGTAAAAACGCTGTACAAGATTTCAACTTCGTTTTTTGTACAGTGTTTTTTTCCCTCGTAAAAACGCTGTACAAGATTTCAACTTCGTTTTTTGTACAGTGTTTTTTTCCCTCGTAAAAACGCTGTACAAGATTTCAACTTCGTTTTTTGTACAAGGTTTGGAACGCGTTCTAAAAAGTTTGTACAGATTTCTATTGAAAATCAATGGGTTATGTTTTTAAGTTAAAATAATCATCCGTTTTTTTATGAGGGGAATGGGATTTTTATCATGGTATTTGGAGAGGATAGAGTTTTTTTAGGGGGGTAAGTTTATTGTACCTCAAACCAATTTTGATGAACAGGCTCGGCATCCATAGCTATATAAAAAGGACTGGTTTTTCCTTCGGCTTTGTTTAAGGCGTCTTTATATTGTTTGTTTTCTTGTTGGTCTGTATTGTAAGGTGATTTTAGCAATGGCATGATCTTTAAAATCAGCTGCATTGAGCGCATTACTTTTACCTTATTGAGATAAAATGGTTAATGATATATACTTCGCTTTTTTTCTGTCTTTTTCGCTAATAAATTTTAGATACAAAATATTTTGATCTTTCCAAAAAAAGCTTTCTAGATAGGTATCTGAAAAAAAATGATATGGTTTAAAATATACTTTTTGCAATTGTTTTTTTACATACTTATATATGTACACATCTTCCGATGGAGGGAAAATATCGTTATATGTTTCATAAGGATTATAATCAACTACAAATATGATGTTTTTGTCTTTAGAAAAGTAAGGATAGCTTGGTATTGTATCAATACTTTTATCGTCTTTATCTAGTAGAAGAAAATAATCCCTTTCATATTCTTGAACGCTTATTATAAACTTAGTAGCTTTTTTACTTTGGACTTTGCGGTATTGGATGCTGTTTTCGTCATAGGGGGTTCCTAAATTATCTTTGAAAAAAATAGTTTCTCCATTATTTAAAAATAAATTGGTAATCGTATCATTTTTATTTTTTTTCTCTAATTGAAATCGTGATAATGCATTGTTGTTATCAAATTCGTTTTTGCTAATTATAGATTCATAAACGCTAATTTTCTTTTCAGAGTTTTGCGATTTACACGCTGAAAGGAACATTACGGTCAATGAAATTATTGATAATAAGTATTTCATTCTTTTACTTCTGTATAATCGGGTTTATAAGATTGAATATGTAGATGGTCATTGTGATTGTTTTTCTTATCGTTTTTACAGTGATTTAACAGCTTGGTAGATTCCCCTTTTTCATTTCTCTCTCCATAATATTGAGAAATCATGCTTTTCCATCCAAATTTAAATAATTCATCATGAAACTTGTTTTGCCTTATTTCGTCTAACCCTTTCCATCCTATCGATTTATTGTCAACAGAAAGGTCTGTTTTTCCTCCTTTTTTATTATCCCTTAAATATCTAAAATCTCCATTATATCCATTTTTATGACTTACACTAGGTTTAGAGCCTCCATTAGAATGACTAAACCCATTAAAAACAAAGTCTTTATAGCCACAAGATAACATTGCTCCAAGTAAACTAGCCAGAGTTTTACTATTTAGATATTTTCTAGATGAATTTATTTTTATTTCGAATTTAGTTTTACCATCATCGCTTTTATAATTTTCTAATTGATCAATATTTATTAAATCTACTGTTTTACCTCCGTATAGTGCTCCATATTTATTTTTTATGGTTTTATATTTAAAAATACCTAAGTCATGTTCATTTTTTTTCTTGTCAATAAATAAATACTGATATTTCTTTTTGTATTTTTCTTCTATGGTTTTAGGAATTCGTTTTTCTATTTTTCCATTATCATATATATAAAAAGTAGGTAAATTTAATTTTTGAGTAGCTCTTAACTCAAACCAATTCCCTTCACCATAATACCAAAGATTAGGGCGATTATCAAAAACCTCTTCATATTGTACCTCAAACCAATTTTGATGAACGGGCTCGGCATCCATAGCTATATAAAAAGGCGTTTTCTGTAATTTACTTAATAATTTCTTAGACTAATTTTTCTATTTATTTTAGCTATTGTTAATTCAAGATAATTTTATGTAATCAGTTTTAAAAACTAACCTTATAACAAGCGATTTAAATGTTTAAAATTTATGCTAAACCTATACTCATTTAACAATACCTATTTTAAATTACCAATTACGAAAGATGATAAGGAGTCTTTTTTATAAATATATCTATCTATATACTCAGTGAAGCCAGAGTTTTTAATTTTCCTTATTTCTTTGTCTAACCTCTTTATATATTTGCTTTTAGCATCTAAAAAAATACTGTCTGTTACAAATAAATTATTTGTGTTTTTCCATAAGAATATCTTATCGTTATTAAAAAATAATGAATCTTTAATATCTTCAAATGTTTCTGTTACTAACAATAATTTATTGTTTTCGTAATAAAAACCATAGTATTTAGATATTTTTTTAGCATGAAAACCTATTTCTTCTCTTGAATTTTTAGATGAAACCCAAGTGGTTAAACCATCATAATCATAATCAGGATGTCCATATACATCACTATTGTCATCTAAAGGATCTTCAAGAAAACCTTTTTTTAATTTTAGTTGAGTACTTTTATAATCTCCAATTAATTTCTTATTTATTTTTTTAGGAAATATAGATTGATAATTAGGTTTTGCTATTGCATATTTCGGAATAAATAAACTATCATTTTTCTGTTTTTTTGCTATATTCTTTTCTGATTTTTTTTCTTTACAAGAAAACAAGAGAGCAAGAAAACAAGAAAACAAGAAAATAAAATTGTTTTTCATAATTATTTATAATTTGGATTAAAATTTTCTTTACGAAGGTGTAAATGATGATGATGATGAGCTAAATGAGTAGTATGACTCTCTTTAAGTCTAAAAGTTTTTTTGTTTAATATAATATCATAACTATAAAAACTACTCCAGCCAAATTTAATTAAGGCATCAATAAACTTCTCTGTTCTATCAACATCTAAATCATTAGGGCTTGTATTTATATGTAAAGCTGTATTTCTTTTGTCTTTTCTTAAATATCGAAAATCTCCAGCAATACCGTTATAATGTGATACGCTTGGAGCTCCCGTACCATCTTTTGAAGTAAAGCCATTTATAGCGACATCTTTATAATCATTTTCTGCTAACGCTCCCAATAAACAAGCATAAGCTTCAGGATTTATATATTCTCTATCCGTATTATCTTTAAGTGTAATCTTAATACCATTTTTATCATAAGAAATAGGTAATTTCAATTTAATTAATGGTACTTTTCCTATATCGTATTTATAATATCTGACATCTTTTCCTACTTTGATTTTTTTCCACTCTTTTTTGTAAATTGAAGAGCCCTTCTTCCATTTTTGAGCTTTAACAACATCAAATGTTCCTAAATTATGTTTACCACCATTTTTATCATGATATACATAGCTAACTTCTTTTAAACCTTTAAAATCCAATTTACTTATTTCTCCTGTATGGTAAATATTCAGAATATTATCTACCTTCAACTCAAACCAATTCCCTTCACCATAATACCAAAGGTTAGGGCGATTATCAAAAACCTCTTCATATTGTACCTCAAACCAATTTTGATGAACGGGAACATCATTTATTATAATTCCAACCTAGTTTAGCTAGTATAAAAAATTACTATTTCAAAACATTATTTCTTTCTAAAATAATTTTTTCTAAAATCCTTTTTCCTTCTTTGTAATATTCAAATACATAATGTAAGCTTCCCTACAAACCGAACTGTTTAAAAGTATAAAAAAAAGTATTAAATTTAAACAGTAATTATGAGGAAAAGTAAATTTAGCCCCCAGCAAATCGCAAAGATTTTAAAGGAATACGAAAACGGTAGAACCGTAGAAGCAATTTCCAGAGAACATGGAGTTAGTTCGGCAACATTTTATAAATGGCGTAGTAAATACGCAGGTATGAATGTTAAAGAGCTCAAACGTCTAAAGGAATTAGAGGAAGAAAATCGAAAATTAAAGCAAATGTATGCTACTCTTGCATTAGATCACCAAATGGCAAAGGAGATTATCGAAAAAAAGCTTTAAAGCCTTGCGTTAAGCGCTCCTTAAGTATTGACCTTTCTCATTACGGCATAAGCAGGGCATGTCGGGTTTTAAAAATGAGTAAAAGCGTATATTATTATAAGCCAAAATTACAAGACGATACACCAATTGAATTAGCCTTAAAACAAAAGGCTATTGACCATTGTGAGGAAGGATTTTGGAAAGCTTATAAACGACTACGCAATGAAGGGAATCCATGGAATCACAAGCGAGTTCATCGAGTTTATGTAGCACTAGGTTTACCACTGAGAAGGAAGGTGAAGAAACGTTTGCCAGCAAGAATAAAAGAACCTTTAATAGTTCCTACAGAACTCAACCAAACTTGGAGTATGGATTTTGTAACAGATGTATTAGAGAATAAAAAAAGATTTAGAGGCTTTACTATCATAGATGATTTTAATAGAGAGGCTTTACATATAGAAGTAGATTTTTCGTTACCTAGTAATAGAATAGTTTACGTTTTAAATCATCTGTTAAAACGTAAAGGTAAACCACAAAAGATACGTATGGATAATGGTCCGGAATTTATAGCTAATTTAACCGCTACTTGGAGTGCTATGCATGAAATTGATTTTAAATATATAGAACCAGGAAAACCCACACAAAATGCTTTTATAGAACGTTTTAACGGTTCATATAGACGAGGGGTTTTAAATAAATATATTTTTGAAAACATTCATCAAGTCAGAGAGCAAACCCAGATATGGATGCACGATTACAATAATTTTAGACCGCATGATGCTTTGGACGATATGGCTCCAATCCCGTATGCGAAACAACATTGTGTCGCTGCCGCTGGGCGCATTTTAAAACAGGATTGACATAAAAAAATATAATGAAAAATGTCAATCCTGTTTTAAAACGTAAAATTCATATATTTGGATTAATAATCAGTTCGAAAAAGGGGAAGCCTACAATATGAGGTTG from Tenacibaculum maritimum NCIMB 2154 includes the following:
- a CDS encoding IS3 family transposase (programmed frameshift) is translated as MAKKYDNDFKVMLVELLKSGRKAKSLSEEYGVNDGVIRRWKREYEAKSGDFSKKRELSVEAQELKALKKELREVKLERDIFKKGSEHLLQERQMRYKFILKNVSVYPVEKMCKCMKVSKNAYYYWLKHKDVIKILPSKVLLKKRIKFHFEQSREIYGSYRIQKMLEREGLVYARSYIGLLMKELGLKSILKRKYVATTNSNHNLSIAKNELDRNFTSLKLGEKWVSDITYIRVNDHWNYLTTIIDLADKRVVGWSLSKDMTTENTIMKAWNLASNNRAITNKFIFHSDRGVQYASNKITNLFSFNRKITQSMSRKGNCWDNAVAESFFKTIKHEWLYRFKYSSYKQLFSSIEDYINWYNNERLHSSLGYISPLEMEVKIRMNFNKAA
- a CDS encoding IS3 family transposase (programmed frameshift), which encodes MRKSKFSPQQIAKILKEYENGRTVEAISREHGVSSATFYKWRSKYAGMNVKELKRLKELEEENRKLKQMYATLALDHQMAKEIIEKKPLKPCVKRSLSIDLSHYGISRACRVLKMSKSVYYYKPKLQDDTPIELALKQKAIDHCEEGFWKAYKRLRNEGNPWNHKRVHRVYVALGLPLRRKVKKRLPARIKEPLIVPTELNQTWSMDFVTDVLENKKRFRGFTIIDDFNREALHIEVDFSLPSNRIVYVLNHLLKRKGKPQKIRMDNGPEFIANLTATWSAMHEIDFKYIEPGKPTQNAFIERFNGSYRRGVLNKYIFENIHQVREQTQIWMHDYNNFRPHDALDDMAPIPYAKQHCVAAAGRILKQD